From Microcystis aeruginosa NIES-2549, a single genomic window includes:
- a CDS encoding glycoside hydrolase family 57 protein: MAFGYVALVLHAHLPFVRHPESDYVLEEEWLYEAITETYIPLLQVFEGLKRDGIDFKMTMSMTPPLVSMLRDPLLQERYEEHLGKLEELIAKEIDHNQHNGHIRYLAEYYAESFQSIRQTWEKYDRDLVKAFKQFLDSNNLEIITCGATHGYMPLMKMYPQAVWAQIEVACQHYEENFGRRPKGIWLPECAYYEGVERMLADAGIRYFLVDGHGILYGRPRPRYGSYAPIFTETGVAAFGRDHESSQQVWSSQVGYPGDIVYREFYKDLGWEAEYEYIKPYIMPNGQRKNIGIKYHKITSRDGGLSEKGLYDPYWAKEKAAEHAGNFMYNRERQVESLAGIMGRPPLVVSPYDAELFGHWWYEGPWFIDFLFRKSWYDQNIYQMTHLADYLRANPTQQVCRPSQSSWGYKGFHEYWLNETNAWIYPHLHKGTERMIELSHHEAEDELQERALNQAARELLLAQSSDWAFIMRTGTMVPYAVRRTRSHLLRLNKIYEDVKSEKIDSGWLQKVEEIDNIFPNIDYRVYRPL, translated from the coding sequence ATGGCTTTTGGCTATGTTGCCCTAGTTCTCCACGCTCATCTCCCCTTCGTCCGCCATCCCGAAAGCGATTACGTCCTCGAAGAAGAATGGTTATACGAGGCAATCACAGAAACCTACATCCCTCTGCTGCAAGTTTTTGAAGGTCTCAAGCGGGACGGTATCGATTTTAAAATGACCATGAGCATGACTCCGCCTTTGGTGTCAATGCTGCGGGATCCGTTACTGCAAGAGCGTTATGAAGAACACTTAGGTAAGTTAGAAGAATTAATTGCTAAAGAAATCGACCATAATCAACATAATGGACATATTCGCTACTTAGCCGAATATTACGCTGAATCCTTCCAAAGTATCCGACAAACTTGGGAAAAATACGATCGAGATCTGGTCAAAGCATTTAAACAATTCCTCGACAGTAATAACCTAGAAATTATCACCTGTGGTGCGACTCACGGTTATATGCCCCTGATGAAAATGTACCCACAAGCGGTCTGGGCGCAAATTGAGGTGGCCTGTCAACACTACGAGGAAAATTTCGGTCGTCGTCCCAAGGGCATTTGGTTGCCAGAATGTGCCTACTACGAAGGGGTAGAAAGAATGTTAGCCGATGCGGGCATTCGTTACTTCCTCGTCGATGGCCACGGTATTCTCTACGGTCGTCCTCGCCCCCGTTACGGCAGTTACGCGCCCATTTTCACGGAAACCGGGGTGGCTGCTTTCGGTCGTGACCACGAATCTTCCCAACAGGTCTGGTCTTCCCAGGTCGGTTATCCGGGGGATATAGTTTATCGGGAATTCTATAAAGATTTGGGCTGGGAAGCGGAATACGAATATATTAAGCCCTATATCATGCCCAACGGTCAACGCAAGAATATAGGCATCAAATACCATAAAATTACTAGCCGGGACGGTGGTTTATCGGAAAAAGGGCTTTATGACCCTTACTGGGCCAAAGAAAAAGCCGCCGAACACGCGGGCAATTTTATGTATAATCGCGAGCGGCAAGTGGAGAGTTTAGCGGGAATTATGGGCCGTCCTCCCCTGGTTGTTTCCCCCTACGATGCCGAGTTATTCGGTCACTGGTGGTATGAGGGACCCTGGTTTATCGATTTTCTGTTCCGCAAGTCCTGGTATGACCAAAATATCTACCAAATGACCCATTTAGCCGATTATCTCCGGGCTAACCCGACTCAGCAGGTCTGTCGTCCTTCCCAATCCAGTTGGGGTTATAAGGGTTTCCATGAATACTGGCTGAATGAAACTAACGCTTGGATCTATCCTCACCTACACAAAGGCACGGAACGGATGATTGAATTAAGTCATCACGAAGCGGAGGATGAATTGCAGGAACGGGCTTTAAATCAGGCGGCCCGGGAGTTATTATTAGCGCAATCTTCTGACTGGGCCTTTATTATGCGAACCGGTACAATGGTTCCCTATGCTGTCCGGCGCACTCGTTCCCACCTGCTGCGGTTAAATAAAATCTATGAAGATGTGAAATCGGAGAAGATTGACTCCGGTTGGTTGCAAAAAGTCGAGGAAATCGATAATATTTTCCCCAATATTGATTACCGTGTCTATCGACCTCTGTAA
- a CDS encoding histidine kinase produces MLPSNEPLTALGRETTTPLSIQLLLFVDDRPSSQEIIRQIQAYLQSLRSDYPIDLQIIEIRQEPHLVEHFRLVATPALVKIAPGPRHTLAGSNLVEQFKKWLVRWQKAIKEEVKNNHAEDAQLQEVEHSGELIRIADEVFRLKQEKEELLEQLKFKDQILAMLAHDLRSPLTAASIAVETLELAYHQPDTERSLQLREQLHQQARKQFRIMNRLITDILQASKSMAAQFTLQQSKFYLQSLCQEILSQLTDTFQEKTLTLQSDIPQDLPPVYADEELIRQVIINLLENGIKYTPAGGAITLSVLHRTTQKVQVSISDTGPGIPEEKQEHIFEGHVRLKRDEGKEGYGIGLSVCRKIIRAHYGQIWVDSVPDHGSSFHFTLPVYR; encoded by the coding sequence ATGCTCCCATCTAACGAGCCACTGACTGCTTTAGGGAGAGAGACGACAACGCCTCTCTCGATTCAACTTTTGCTCTTTGTTGATGACCGTCCTAGTTCTCAAGAAATTATCCGTCAAATTCAGGCCTATCTCCAGTCTTTAAGGTCTGATTACCCGATTGACCTACAGATCATCGAAATTCGCCAGGAACCTCATTTAGTCGAACATTTTCGCCTTGTAGCTACCCCTGCCTTGGTCAAAATCGCCCCTGGTCCCCGTCATACCCTCGCGGGCAGTAATCTGGTGGAACAGTTTAAAAAATGGTTGGTACGTTGGCAAAAAGCGATTAAAGAGGAGGTCAAAAATAATCACGCTGAGGATGCACAACTTCAAGAGGTGGAACATTCGGGCGAACTCATCCGCATCGCCGATGAGGTTTTTCGTCTCAAACAGGAAAAGGAAGAATTATTAGAACAGTTGAAATTTAAAGACCAAATTTTGGCTATGTTAGCCCACGATTTACGCAGTCCTCTCACCGCCGCTTCCATCGCTGTGGAAACCCTCGAATTAGCCTATCATCAACCAGATACGGAGCGCAGTCTGCAATTACGAGAACAACTGCACCAACAGGCCCGCAAACAGTTCCGGATTATGAACCGTTTGATTACGGATATTCTGCAAGCTTCTAAGAGCATGGCGGCGCAATTCACTCTCCAACAGAGTAAATTTTATCTGCAATCCCTCTGTCAGGAAATTTTGTCTCAATTGACCGATACTTTTCAGGAAAAGACTTTAACTCTCCAAAGCGATATCCCCCAAGATTTGCCCCCCGTCTATGCTGATGAGGAGTTAATCCGACAGGTGATTATTAATCTCTTGGAGAATGGGATCAAGTATACCCCCGCCGGCGGCGCAATTACCCTTTCTGTTCTCCATCGTACTACTCAAAAAGTACAAGTGAGCATCAGTGATACCGGTCCCGGCATTCCCGAAGAAAAACAAGAGCATATTTTTGAGGGTCATGTGCGTCTCAAACGGGATGAGGGTAAAGAAGGTTATGGCATCGGTTTATCGGTCTGTCGTAAGATTATTCGCGCCCACTACGGTCAAATTTGGGTGGATAGTGTCCCTGACCACGGCAGTAGTTTTCACTTCACCCTGCCAGTTTATCGCTAA
- a CDS encoding alpha/beta fold hydrolase, which translates to MSIALNVNIKGNGYPILCLHGHPGSAASMSVFTDHFCQRWQTLAPDLRGYGKSRYRLDFQLEEHLEDLIELLDRQKIQQCLILGWSLGGIIALELVLRYPDRFAGLILVASAGRPWSSHPPITTTDLVLTGIAAILNQIKPGWRWNIDTFARRSLFQYLFSQHQAIAYQYLAQDAVPAYLGTSPAADRALNRALKKGYNCLKSLDKITIPCLVLAGANDRHITSASSQETAEKLKLSQWKCYPDTAHLFPWEIQDLVLGDIDHWLGEHFSDKLAG; encoded by the coding sequence ATGTCGATCGCTCTAAACGTTAACATCAAAGGTAATGGCTATCCGATCCTCTGTCTGCACGGTCATCCCGGTTCGGCAGCCAGTATGTCTGTATTTACCGATCATTTTTGCCAACGCTGGCAAACCCTGGCCCCGGATCTGCGCGGCTACGGTAAAAGTCGTTATCGCCTGGATTTTCAGCTAGAAGAACATCTAGAGGATTTAATCGAGCTGCTCGATCGCCAAAAAATCCAGCAATGTTTAATTCTCGGGTGGTCTTTGGGTGGTATAATCGCACTGGAATTAGTATTGCGGTATCCCGATCGCTTTGCCGGTTTAATTCTAGTGGCCTCGGCCGGACGGCCTTGGAGTAGTCATCCTCCCATCACCACCACAGATTTAGTTTTGACGGGGATAGCGGCAATTCTCAATCAGATCAAACCGGGATGGCGTTGGAATATTGATACTTTTGCCCGTCGTTCCCTGTTTCAGTACCTTTTTTCACAACATCAAGCGATTGCCTATCAATATCTCGCTCAAGATGCTGTTCCTGCCTACTTAGGCACTTCTCCAGCTGCTGATCGCGCTTTAAATCGGGCTTTAAAAAAAGGTTACAATTGTTTAAAATCTCTTGACAAAATCACGATTCCCTGCTTAGTTCTGGCGGGGGCAAATGATCGCCATATTACCAGTGCTTCTAGCCAAGAAACAGCCGAAAAACTAAAACTGTCTCAGTGGAAATGTTACCCAGATACGGCCCATTTGTTCCCCTGGGAAATCCAGGACTTAGTTTTAGGGGACATTGATCATTGGTTAGGGGAGCATTTTAGCGATAAACTGGCAGGGTGA
- the rnc gene encoding ribonuclease III: MSLSDPRRQKQLKTLVEKLGLSADVPVRWDLLDLALTHPSVSRDKNYEQLEFVGDSVVRLVAAEVLLETYPEELVGEFAALRSMMVSDRTLAEFADRYGFERYLLVSSSTSIDQAGRISRLADAFEAVLGALYLSTQTMILVRSWLDEPLREKAAEIRRDPARQNYKDALQEWTQATYKKLPQYLVKEINGLDQERFCAEVWLNEQKLGVGTGRSKKAAEQAAAKSAFLEVVKG; the protein is encoded by the coding sequence ATGTCCTTAAGTGATCCGCGTCGCCAAAAACAATTAAAAACCCTAGTGGAAAAGCTGGGTTTATCGGCTGATGTCCCCGTCAGGTGGGATTTATTAGATTTAGCTCTAACTCATCCCAGTGTTTCGCGTGATAAGAATTATGAACAATTGGAATTTGTAGGCGATTCTGTGGTAAGACTCGTAGCGGCGGAGGTATTGTTAGAAACCTATCCAGAGGAGCTAGTGGGAGAATTTGCCGCCCTGCGATCGATGATGGTTAGCGATCGCACTCTGGCGGAATTTGCGGATCGCTACGGTTTCGAGCGTTATTTGTTGGTATCAAGTAGTACGAGTATCGATCAAGCGGGGCGAATTTCCCGACTAGCAGACGCTTTTGAGGCGGTCTTGGGAGCATTATATCTTAGTACACAGACAATGATTTTAGTGCGTTCTTGGCTAGATGAACCACTAAGGGAAAAAGCGGCCGAAATTCGTCGAGATCCGGCCCGACAGAATTATAAGGATGCCTTGCAGGAGTGGACACAAGCAACATACAAAAAACTGCCGCAATATTTAGTAAAAGAAATCAATGGTTTAGATCAAGAACGTTTTTGTGCGGAAGTGTGGTTAAATGAGCAGAAATTAGGAGTGGGAACAGGCAGAAGCAAAAAAGCGGCGGAACAGGCAGCGGCGAAATCGGCTTTTCTAGAAGTGGTTAAAGGCTAA
- a CDS encoding WD40 repeat domain-containing protein, translated as MKFRFIGGEKLVGAIVVTVLTTLTIGEHQLSQAQSPIAPPKPAAASGEKTPETILVEGLGRLTLAKTLEGQQSTPNAVIFSPDNQLVLSGGSDSDPLLRIWSVKTGEKVSQTRAQRTSVKALAISPNERLLVSSGLDGSINFWNLVEGKYLGIALEHGNTVLALTVTPDGKTLISGGLEGIRLWTVQPPRRPLYRLNWVGNFVYSLGVKSDGVTLASGHENGEVNFWDIREGKFLSKFAAHPQAVSKLLYTPDGKNLITGSLDRSIKIWDTSNNQLLFTLIGHTARIRSLALHPNGQILASASNDGVRLWDVTTGKQLAWFDNNSDWVESLAFSPDGQYLASGNYDFKIRLWQFVR; from the coding sequence AATTCCGATTTATAGGTGGGGAGAAACTTGTCGGGGCAATTGTGGTCACTGTCTTAACCACGCTGACAATCGGAGAACATCAGCTTAGTCAGGCCCAAAGTCCCATTGCACCCCCTAAACCCGCAGCTGCAAGTGGCGAAAAAACCCCAGAAACTATCCTAGTAGAAGGTTTAGGCAGACTTACCCTCGCTAAAACCCTAGAAGGGCAACAATCCACCCCTAATGCTGTGATTTTCAGCCCCGATAACCAATTGGTTCTCTCTGGTGGTAGTGATAGCGATCCTCTCCTGAGAATTTGGTCAGTAAAAACAGGGGAAAAAGTTTCCCAAACTCGCGCCCAAAGGACCAGCGTCAAAGCTTTAGCCATTAGTCCCAACGAAAGATTATTAGTTAGTAGCGGTTTAGATGGTTCCATTAATTTTTGGAATCTGGTGGAAGGGAAGTATTTAGGAATTGCCCTCGAACACGGTAATACTGTCCTCGCCCTTACCGTTACTCCCGATGGTAAAACGTTAATTAGTGGTGGTTTGGAAGGAATTCGCCTCTGGACAGTGCAACCCCCCCGCCGTCCCCTCTATCGTTTAAATTGGGTGGGTAATTTTGTTTATTCCCTAGGGGTGAAATCCGATGGTGTCACCCTTGCCAGTGGTCATGAAAACGGTGAGGTAAATTTTTGGGACATCCGCGAGGGCAAATTTTTGTCGAAATTTGCCGCCCATCCCCAAGCGGTGAGCAAGCTTTTATACACTCCCGACGGTAAAAATTTAATTACGGGTAGTTTAGACCGCTCGATTAAAATCTGGGATACGAGCAATAATCAGTTATTATTTACTCTCATTGGTCATACGGCCCGAATTCGCTCCCTGGCACTCCATCCTAACGGACAAATTCTCGCTAGTGCCAGTAATGACGGTGTGCGTTTATGGGATGTGACGACGGGTAAACAGTTGGCCTGGTTTGATAATAATTCCGACTGGGTGGAATCCCTAGCTTTTAGTCCCGATGGGCAGTATTTGGCTAGTGGTAATTATGATTTTAAAATTCGCCTCTGGCAATTCGTCCGTTAG